A stretch of DNA from Candidatus Hydrogenedentota bacterium:
CCGTCTTCGCTGCCCATCGATCCCCACGCCTTGACGAACTTGCCGCCTTTCGTCAGATGCACGATGCGTTGGTTGCCGTAGCCGTCTGACACGAAGATGTCGCCATTCGACGCGAACGCCATATCAGTGGGCATGTAGAAGTGTTGGCCGTCTTCAGCGGCTTCGTTCGGCGTGCCGAGCGTCATGAGCAGCGCGCCGGCCGGTGTGTATTTGCGGATCGTGTGCTCCTTAATGTCGGAGGTCCACACATTGCCGTCGCGGTCGATTTTGATATGGTGCGCGCCCGTGTTGACGCCCCAACTGCGCAGTAGTTTTCCGTCCGGTGCATAGACCTGGACAGAAGGCGTGCTGCGCGTGTGGAGATAGACGTTGTCGTCCTTGTCCACTGCAACGCCAGGCACCGCCGCCCATGTGAAGTCCGCGGGCTTGTTCGGCCACGCGGCATCGACCTGATACCAGATCGAACTATCGACTTTGGGATATACAGGCGGAGGCGGCGCCTTCTTTTCCTGCGCGGATGCGCGCGGTGTCGAAACGAGCAGACACAGAAGAAACGCGATCGAGGGCAGTATCGTTTTCATGGGACAGGATGATAGCCGCGACTCGGGGCCGCTTCAATGAGTCGGCGCGGCGGCCGCGATGTTCTCACTTGCGATTCGCGAGCCATTCGCACACTGTATGTTCCGTGAACGCGAGAATCCAAACACCGCTCGATGCGCTGTTACGCGACGTGCGGGCATGCCGCCTGTGCGAAGCCGAATTGCCGCTGGGGCCAAAGCCCGTGCTGCGCGCCTCGGCCACAGCGCGTATTCTGATTGTGGGGCAAGCGCCGGGGACGCGCGTGCACGAGACGGGCATTCCGTGGAACGACCCGAGCGGCGACCGGTTGCGGATGTGGATGAACGTGGATCGCAATACGTTCTACGACGAAACGCGCATCGCGATAATCCCCATGGGGTACTGTTATCCGGGACGGAACACGCGCGGCGGAGATTTGCCGCCGCGGCCGGAGTGCGCGCGGCATTGGCTTCCGAGATTGCTCGCGCTATTGCCGAAGATTGAATTTACGATCCTTGCGGGACAGTACGCGCAGCGGCACTATCTTGGGGATCGAATCAAGAACTCGCTGAGGGAAACGGTATACAATTGGCGCGAATACCATCCGAGATACTTGCCAATACCGCATCCGTCGCCACGCAATACCAATTGGCTCAAGAACAATCCGTGGTTCGAAAAGGACGTCATTCCCGCGCTGCGAAAGCGGGTGAAAAAGTTGCTGTAACGCAAGTTAACGCAATGCGCATGTGGGTGGGGCCAGGCTACGTCCGGACGGACGTCCGGCTCGGACGGAGCCTCGCCCCACCCGCGCCCCACTCTCGCCCCGCCCGCGCCCCACTCTCGCCCCGCCCGCGTCCCACTCTCGCCCCACCTGCTTTCTGCTAGGCCTTCGGCGGTAGCTTAATCTCGATGCTGAGTTCTTTGAGTTGTTTGGGCGTGACGGTGTTTGGCGCGCCCATGAGCAGGTCCTGCGCCTTCTGATTGAGCGGAAATGCGATGACTTCGCGGATGTTGGGCTCGTCGGCGAGGAGCATGACGATGCGGTCGAACCCGGGCGCGATGCCGCCGTGCGGGGGCGCGCCGTAGTGGAAGGCGTTCCACAAGGCGGGGAACTTCGATTTCACGACGTCCTCGGTGTAGCCGGCGATTTCAAAGGCCTTGAGCATGATGTCGGGCCGGTGGTTGCGGATCGCGCCGGACGACAGCTCGATACCGTTGCACACAACGTCGTACTGAAACGCGAGCACGTCCAGCGGGTCCTTCGTCGTGAGCGCTTCCATGCCGCCCTGCGGCATCGAGAACGGGTTGTGCGAGAAATCGATCTTCTTGTCGTCCTCGTTCCACTCGAACATCGGGAAGTCCACGATCCAGCAGAATGCCGCGATGTTCTTGTCGATCATGCCGAGCGCATTGCCGAGGTAGACGCGGACCTTGCCCATGAGTGCATTCGTTTCGGCGCGGTTGCCCGCGCCGAAGAACAGGGCATCGCCCTCTTCCGCGCCGGTGCGCTTGACGAGTTCGGCGCGTTCGGTCTCGCTGAGGAACTTTACGATCGGGCCTTTCATCTCGCCGTCGCGCAGCGCGATCCAGGCGAGGCCTTTCGCGCCTTCTCCTTTCGCGAACGTTTCGGCATCGTCGAAAAACTTGCGCGGTTGTGTGGCGACGCCTTTCGCGCAAATGACTTTGATTGCGCCGCCGGACTTCATCGCGTTGCTGAACACCTTCAATTCGCATGCGCCGAAGATGTCGGTGCAATCGGCCATTTCGAGGCCAAAGCGGATGTCGGGTTTGTCCGTGCCGTACTTCTCGATCGATTCGCGGAACGGAATGCGCGGGAATCTTTCGGATGGAATGGTCTTGTTCGACAGTTCTTTGAATACGCGCACGAGCATCAACTCGACTTCGCGGAACACGTCATCCTGCGTGACGAAGGACATCTCCATATCGATCTGATAGAACTCGCCGGGGCTGCGGTCCGCGCGCGAATCCTCATCGCGGAAACACGGTGCAATTTGGAAGTAGCGGTCGAATCCGCTGATCATCAGCAACTGCTTGAACTGCTGCGGCGCCTGCGGCAGCGCGTAGAAGTGGCCGGGGTAGACGCGGCTGGGTACGAGGTAGTCGCGCGCGCCTTCCGGCGAGGAACTCGTGAGAATCGGCGTGTGGTATTCGGTGAACCCGCGCGAGGTCAGGTGCGCGCGCACGAGTTGCGCGGTCTTCGAGCGCAAAAGAATATTCGAGTGCAGACGTTCGCGGCGCAGATCGAGAAAGCGGTACGCGAGGCGCGTTTCTTCCGGGCAGTCGAGGTCTTGGTTGACGGGAAACGGAATTTGTTCCGAGGCCGATTCGACGGCGAACGCGTCGGCGACGACTTCGATTTGGCCCGTCGCGAGGTTCGCATTAACGGTTTCGGGGGTGCGTACCACGACGTTGCCGGAAATGACGACGACACTTTCCTGACGCACGTTTTCGGCGGCGGCGAAGAATTCCTTGTCCGGGTTGACGACGATCTGGGTGATGCCGTAGTGATCGCGGAGATCGATAAAGATTACGCCGCCATGATCGCGCTTGCGATGGACCCAGCCCGCCAGGCGAACGGTCTCGCCGGCGTGTTCGAGGCGGAGTTCACCGCAGGTGCGCGTACGAAAGGGATGCATAAACCAAATACTCCCGGCTAGTTAAACCGGCTAGCCTACCGTTCGATGGGCAAGTTGTCAAATGAGCGATCGGGATTTCCTGTCGGGACGTCGGCACGGTGCGAATCGGCGCACGGCGATTTCGGGAGGCGCAGGCGCGGGCGCTCAGTTCTCGAAAGCAATCTCCCCGAACTTATCCGGTTGGTGGAAATTGAGTTTCTCGCCAACGGGCGACCACGCGGCCCAGTGCGGGTGGGAATTGTTCTCGGCGCATTTATAGAAGTTGCCGCGCCAGGTTTGGCCGGCAACGTTGTCGAGGGGGCCGACGTAATTCTCGAAGATTGCGAACGGCACGTAGTACTCGATGCGCCATTCCTTTGCGTCGGCGATTTCGGGGTCGACTTTCTCCGGCATCGAATGATAAGTCTCGATGCGTGACGCGAGTTCCCACGGCACGCGCTCGGATTCCTTCTTGCCGTCCGGCTGCGTTTCTGCGTATCCGAGGAGAAACGTGCCGCCGCAGTTCATTTCGAGGTTGAAGTAGCCCTTGTCCGCGCGCGGCTGTACGAAAAACTCCGCGCACGCGTCTTCCCACACCTTGCCGTTGTATTCCGTCGCGATGCTGCGAATGTACCGGTCCTTCACGCGGAAAACGATGTGGAGGCCTTCCGCGCTGTACAGCGCGCGTGCATGCGTTTCCGGACGGTGATCGCTGCTCATCGGATGAAACCAGTCGATCGCCGCGGTATCCGCCTTGGACCAGATCGCGCTGTCCCAGTCTCCGTCGAGGTGCGGTCGGGCGGCGGTCGCACGAATGGTGTATCGCTTGGTCGGCATTGGTGAAGCTCCTGCGCGGTGGTTTGGGTAATGGTAAGCGCGCGGCGGGCGGGGTGCAACGTGGCGGGGAGGGAAGATTGGGACCAATGGGAGCTATGAGTGCAATGAGACTAATGGCGACAGGTGTATGGGGCGAGCAATCACGGAATCTCGGAATCGATCGATGGAACGCGGTTCACGATGCGGTGGGAAGCGGCGTTGTGATCGAAAGCGAGGCGAGCGCCTCCTGCGCGAACTCGCGCGTGCGGTACGGGCCGATCAAGCGGATGGGCCCGCGGAGATCGGGATCGATGAATATCCACCAAACGCCGAACTGCTCGTACACGTATCCTTCGTTCATATCTCTGTCCCGGGAAACTGCAGACTGCCGAAATCAACTCTATTTGAATATCCGCGTCGCGCGGACCGTCTAAATTGAAGAAAGGGCTTCCGCAGTTCGAGGTCGGAGCATGTAAGGATGTGGCGGATTGGACCACGGAAGCCCTGGGGATTGGCGTTGTTCAACTGTCCGAACGCACGAATCATAGGCGCAGACTATTCGTCCAATGTTAGCCGTTCATTTTTTTCGGGTTACGAAGGGCGTGTAACGCGCCGAACCGTTCGCGGTATTAGTATGCAGAAGGTCACCCAAGGGCGACCGGAAGTCAGCTAGTAAACTGACAGAGAGTTAAAGCCGCATTCCATCACGAGGGTCCCCCCCTCTATCTTCCCAGGGCCGCGTCCGAACCGCTGCGGGCGCGGCCAACCTCTTTTCAATTTCGGACTTTCGATTTCGGATTTTGGATTGGGGCGAAGCAGGGACAGTCCCGAATTTCGCGGTGCAGTTGCGTACGAGGTGCGCGTGCATTGGGGCGAAATTTGGGACAGTCCCTTTCGCGAGATTTGGACATGGGAGGGACAGCCCCCAATTTCGCGGTGCAGTGGCGTACGAGGCGCGAGTGTATCGAAGTGAAATTGGGGATAGTCCCGCTGGCGCAAAAACCGTAGCGGCGCCGGCCCACGTAAGGCCGGCGCCGCCATCGCGTCTTGACGGAGATAAGACCGTATTACTTTTCTTTTTTCGACGGCACGGGAAGTTGAGCGGTTTCCTTCGCGGGCTGAATGGCTTGCGCCTTGGCGAGGTCTTCGTCGCTCATGAGCTTTTTCAGATTCGGTTCGGCTTGCGCGGGGCCGTGGCCCATTACCCAGTGCACGGCGTCGACGACCGACTTCTGGAAGATTGGATTGTCCCACACGTCTTCGCGATGGCCCATGGCGTTGTAGTAAACGCGGCCCTTGCCGTATGCGCTGCACCAAACGATGGGATAGCTCGGAATGTTGTATTGTTCCTGGACCTGCCGCTCCGGGCCGGGATCGAGCAACGCCAACACGTGCATCGTTTCCGCGTTCAAGTTTCTGAACAGATACCACTCGTCGAGGATGTTCCAATCCGCGGGTACGTTCGCCATCGTGGGATGTGACGGGTCGACGATTTTAAGCGTGCCGGCAAACTGCTTGTGGTGCGCGCGGAACTCGCCGCCGAGCATCTTGACGTACGGCGTCACGTCGCCACCCTCGGGCTGGTGAAACGAATCCGACGCGCAGTGATAGCCGATGAATCCGCCGCCCGCGCCAATCCAGTCGAGCAGCTCGGCTTGTCCCGTCGGGCTCATGGCTGGCTGTTTGTCCCCGCCTTCGGTCGTGAGGTCGCCGGTTGTGTAGAAGATCACGACTTTGTATTTCTTGAGGTTTTCGGCGTTGATGAGGCTGCCGTCCTTGGTCAGCAAGATTTCGATGCCCATGTCTTTTTGGAGCCCGGTGAGCACATTGCCTACATGGTGCTGCTTGTTCTCGTCCCACTTGATGCAGCTATGCTCGAACCCCGCCGATTTGCTGAGAAAGACGCCGCAGTTTTCCGCCGCGTATGCCGATGCGCCAATTAGCATAGAGATTGCCATTAGAATGGTTGCGTACTTCATGATTATGTCCCTCGATCGTACCCCGTTTGCACCGGCGTTAGACTAGCCCCCCAAGCGGAAACAGTCAAACGCAGCTACGGCGTGCGCCATTTCCCCGCACACGTCTCAAACAGCTTGTCCGCTTCCGCCGGCCCCCAGGTGCCCGGGCGATACAGCGCCGGGGCCGGCGCGCCCTTCCATTGGTCCGCGATTCGTGTCGCGATCTGCCACGCGTAATCGATCTCGTCGGACCGCATGAACAATGTTGAATCGCCGCGGAGCGCATCGAGGATCAGGCGCTCGTACGCCTCCGGCAGCGCGTCCTTGAATGTCTCGCCGTAGGTGAAGTCCATATTCACGGGTGCGATATTCATTTCCATGCCGGGCGGCTTCGCGTTGAAGCGGAGCGAGATGGCTTCGTCCGGCTGAATGCGGAATGCGAGCGTATTCGCGTGCGGCATGGGAATGCCGATGTCGCGGAAGAAGTGCGTCGGCGGATCGTTGAACTGCACGGCGATCTCGGTGACGCGTTCCTTCAGGCACTTGCCCGTGCGCAACATGAACGGCACGCCGGCCCAGCGCCAGTTGTCGATGCGCAACCGCAGCGCGACGTAGGTCTCCGTGACGGAATCGGGCGCAACGCCCTCTTCCGATAGGTAGCCTTTTACGCCGGCGCCCTCCGTGTATTGTCCGCGCACGCACCAACGTTCGAGCGGTTCGTCTGCCGGTACGTCCACTGCCGCGAGCACCTTCACCTTTTCGTCGCGCGTCGCTTTAGCGCCGGAGATTGCGGGCGGCTCCATGGCGACGAGGCAGAGCAGTTGCAGGACGTGGTTCTGCAGCACGTCGCGCAGCGCGCCGGTGGAATCGTAAAACGCGCCGCGCCGTCCTTCCATGCCGACGGTCTCGGCCATCGTGATTTGCACGTGGTCGACATATTTCTGATTGAACAGCGGCTCGAAGATTGCGTTGCCGAAGCGGAACGCGAAGATGTTTTGGACGGTTTCCTTCCCGAGATAGTGGTCGATCCGGTAGACCTGATCTTCGGTGAGCACCTTGCCGATTCGGTTGTTCAACGCGCGCGCGGAGTCGAGGTCGTGCCCAAACGGTTTTTCGATGACGACGCGCGACCACGGCCCCCCGTTGATGTGGCGCGTCAGGCCGGCGTCGCCAAGTTGTTCGATGATCGGCGCGAAGAATTCCGGCGCGACCGCCATGTAGTGCAGTCTGTGTCCGGTCATGTTGTTCTTCTTCTCGATCCCTTCGAGTCGTTCGCGCAACCTCACGTAGTGGCCGGGTTCGTTGAATTCGACCTGTTGGTAGTAGAGGTTCGACACGAAGGGGTCGCAGGCGTCGCCCAAGCCGTCGACCGAACGCGAATATTTCTTCAACGCCTCGCACATCTCCGCGCGGAATTCGCCGTCGGATTTCGGCTTGCGCGCCACGCCTACGACGGCGATGCGCTTGGGAAGGAAACCGGAGTTCCACAAATTGTAGACGGCGGGGAACAGCTTGCGCCGCGCGAGGTCGCCCGTCGCGCCGAAGATTGTGATCGTCGCCATTTGCTGTTCGGAGAGACGGTAGCGGGACCCGTCGCCGGGGGAGACTTTCATGTCGAATGTGGTCGTAGGCTGTACAGGCATGCAGTGGTCCTTCCGTTGGCGAATGGTGTACACGATATCACAGGTGTGGAGGAAGAGAGGAAGCAAGCGGCCGAAATAGCGAATAGCGGGCTGGCGCAATCGGGGACTGCCGCCGCGCGGCGCGACACCGATTCAACGGAAGACTGTCCTTCATGCGCGGTGACTGTTTCCGGTAAACGTC
This window harbors:
- the zwf gene encoding glucose-6-phosphate dehydrogenase, with amino-acid sequence MATITIFGATGDLARRKLFPAVYNLWNSGFLPKRIAVVGVARKPKSDGEFRAEMCEALKKYSRSVDGLGDACDPFVSNLYYQQVEFNEPGHYVRLRERLEGIEKKNNMTGHRLHYMAVAPEFFAPIIEQLGDAGLTRHINGGPWSRVVIEKPFGHDLDSARALNNRIGKVLTEDQVYRIDHYLGKETVQNIFAFRFGNAIFEPLFNQKYVDHVQITMAETVGMEGRRGAFYDSTGALRDVLQNHVLQLLCLVAMEPPAISGAKATRDEKVKVLAAVDVPADEPLERWCVRGQYTEGAGVKGYLSEEGVAPDSVTETYVALRLRIDNWRWAGVPFMLRTGKCLKERVTEIAVQFNDPPTHFFRDIGIPMPHANTLAFRIQPDEAISLRFNAKPPGMEMNIAPVNMDFTYGETFKDALPEAYERLILDALRGDSTLFMRSDEIDYAWQIATRIADQWKGAPAPALYRPGTWGPAEADKLFETCAGKWRTP
- a CDS encoding carbohydrate-binding family 9-like protein, encoding MPTKRYTIRATAARPHLDGDWDSAIWSKADTAAIDWFHPMSSDHRPETHARALYSAEGLHIVFRVKDRYIRSIATEYNGKVWEDACAEFFVQPRADKGYFNLEMNCGGTFLLGYAETQPDGKKESERVPWELASRIETYHSMPEKVDPEIADAKEWRIEYYVPFAIFENYVGPLDNVAGQTWRGNFYKCAENNSHPHWAAWSPVGEKLNFHQPDKFGEIAFEN
- a CDS encoding ThuA domain-containing protein, translated to MKYATILMAISMLIGASAYAAENCGVFLSKSAGFEHSCIKWDENKQHHVGNVLTGLQKDMGIEILLTKDGSLINAENLKKYKVVIFYTTGDLTTEGGDKQPAMSPTGQAELLDWIGAGGGFIGYHCASDSFHQPEGGDVTPYVKMLGGEFRAHHKQFAGTLKIVDPSHPTMANVPADWNILDEWYLFRNLNAETMHVLALLDPGPERQVQEQYNIPSYPIVWCSAYGKGRVYYNAMGHREDVWDNPIFQKSVVDAVHWVMGHGPAQAEPNLKKLMSDEDLAKAQAIQPAKETAQLPVPSKKEK
- a CDS encoding uracil-DNA glycosylase family protein, which gives rise to MIAATRGRFNESARRPRCSHLRFASHSHTVCSVNARIQTPLDALLRDVRACRLCEAELPLGPKPVLRASATARILIVGQAPGTRVHETGIPWNDPSGDRLRMWMNVDRNTFYDETRIAIIPMGYCYPGRNTRGGDLPPRPECARHWLPRLLALLPKIEFTILAGQYAQRHYLGDRIKNSLRETVYNWREYHPRYLPIPHPSPRNTNWLKNNPWFEKDVIPALRKRVKKLL
- the aspS gene encoding aspartate--tRNA ligase, encoding MHPFRTRTCGELRLEHAGETVRLAGWVHRKRDHGGVIFIDLRDHYGITQIVVNPDKEFFAAAENVRQESVVVISGNVVVRTPETVNANLATGQIEVVADAFAVESASEQIPFPVNQDLDCPEETRLAYRFLDLRRERLHSNILLRSKTAQLVRAHLTSRGFTEYHTPILTSSSPEGARDYLVPSRVYPGHFYALPQAPQQFKQLLMISGFDRYFQIAPCFRDEDSRADRSPGEFYQIDMEMSFVTQDDVFREVELMLVRVFKELSNKTIPSERFPRIPFRESIEKYGTDKPDIRFGLEMADCTDIFGACELKVFSNAMKSGGAIKVICAKGVATQPRKFFDDAETFAKGEGAKGLAWIALRDGEMKGPIVKFLSETERAELVKRTGAEEGDALFFGAGNRAETNALMGKVRVYLGNALGMIDKNIAAFCWIVDFPMFEWNEDDKKIDFSHNPFSMPQGGMEALTTKDPLDVLAFQYDVVCNGIELSSGAIRNHRPDIMLKAFEIAGYTEDVVKSKFPALWNAFHYGAPPHGGIAPGFDRIVMLLADEPNIREVIAFPLNQKAQDLLMGAPNTVTPKQLKELSIEIKLPPKA